From the genome of Pieris rapae chromosome 18, ilPieRapa1.1, whole genome shotgun sequence:
tactttttatgaaatatataaaatgttaagatgctagaattaattatgaacatacattcattttttatttctatttttgtataaaaaataaatcagtggcagtacaacctctttaggtcttggcctcagatttctgaatctatttcatgatcaatttttaagcAAGGCAagtcagcctccagtgcctgacacacgtcgtcgattttttgggtctaagacatgtcggtttcctcacgatgttttctttcaccgttcgagcaaatgttaaatgcttaCATAGagaaaaagtccattggttcacagccggggatcgaacatacaacctcaggtatgagagtcgcacgctggagccactaggccaatcactaaatctaaatcaaaatcacaaaaattgttaaagttaaacaatttttgtataaataggtaaaaattgttaactgtgctttatttttatgttagacTTTTGTGTATAACATAATTGttggttattgtttaatgagtaGGTGATGAATACTGAtgctcaaataaataaattataacattaccTCTATTCATATTATGTCAGAGTATATGTCTTCAACAAAACAAACGTTTTAGTGACGTCAACAGAATCATCATCTTTGCCTAAGTTAAAAACAcgatataataactttaaaataaaactcccATTTTTtaccttatatttattttatgcattTCTAGTAGCTTCTTTGATGGTTTAGGTTTAGGTATCGGTCTGGTTACAGTAATGTACTTGTATCTTGCTTCACCTGAAATAAGTAATACCTCAATCTTTACTCCAATTGTTAGATTTAGTAAAACTCTTCCGAAATACCTGGCAATACGTAGATAGGATATGTCCCCTGCTTATTCACCCTTCTATCTTTACAGCGCTGTACATCGTTGTTCTccgaattattgtatgttataatattattgttccCACTGTAATTTTGGCGCTCTGAAGTAGTTGCTTTAGGCGCTGGCGGATGGGTTACCCgataaaaaacactttttgctTTTATAACCTTTCTTTTCAGCTTGGCTTTTGGTTTTTTCACGTCGGTACTAGGGGCAGGCTTCTGTGAAGGATCTTTCTTGCCTTCCGCAACCATCTGAGCGAATTTAAGCATATTTCAACATGTTTCTAGATAATCGCCAATTGAGTCTCGGTGTCTATTGGTAGAATGCTTACGCGACCCCAAGTTACCCACGACGTCATTGGTTGGGTTTACTGGGTAGGGCTTTTATAGCGAGTCCCACACTCTGTGTGGAAATGCATTCtcctcaatttaaaaaaaactgctagTTCTTTTAGTGAAGGGCAATATAAAATAGCCCAGTTTAAGTGCAACACAAATAGAGGTtgtctgtaataaaaaaaaataactttgagGTTTTAGTTACctgttcataaaataaatcgtcAGCATCTTGCCGATCGCAGAAGTCCAGTAATTTATTGCACACGGCACGTAGATTTTTAAGACGTTGTTTCTTTTTCTTGCCCACGAGACATCGATCAACCTCATCAAGACGCAATGTCCTGGTGAAAAATCGTCCTACTGGGTTAAAATAACCAATATTGACCTAATTCCTCGTAGTTGCTGGCAATAGTTTAACAGATCTAGAAACAGCGTACAACTTAATGAAACACAAACATAACTTATAAGAAAACTTTCACATAAACATCTTAAATCAAATCttcataaatttgttaattatttatgcacttcttgcactttaCCCTCAGTAggtgttacattttttttggtcCAAATAAGAGTTTCCTGGAAGAAaccgcttgttagcgataagg
Proteins encoded in this window:
- the LOC110994518 gene encoding uncharacterized protein LOC110994518 — its product is MASGMTKEESYTDRRKLFKNIWDTAMTLEDKDANEVISKPKVIKTLRLDEVDRCLVGKKKKQRLKNLRAVCNKLLDFCDRQDADDLFYEQMVAEGKKDPSQKPAPSTDVKKPKAKLKRKVIKAKSVFYRVTHPPAPKATTSERQNYSGNNNIITYNNSENNDVQRCKDRRVNKQGTYPIYVLPGEARYKYITVTRPIPKPKPSKKLLEMHKINIR